The Scyliorhinus canicula chromosome 17, sScyCan1.1, whole genome shotgun sequence DNA window ATGTatctccattatttaaaaagggagttggagggaaaacagggaattatagaccagtcagcctgacgtcggtagtggggaaatttCTAGAATGAAAGATTTTATTGTagaacatttagaaaacagtggttGGATCGgacagtcagcatagatttatgaaggggaaatcatgcttgacaaatctgctggatttctttgaggatgtaactggtagaggtGACGCGGAGGAGGCAATGGATGtgttatatttggactttcagaaggcttttgacaaggtcccacataagagatttacATTTAAAATGAAAGCACAAAGATTGTCGGGTGGTTGACGGGGAAGAAGGTGGTCTCAGGTTACAGGATGATATCGATgaattggtcagatgggcagatcagtgacagatggactttaacccagaaaagtgtgaggtgatgcactttggcaggaGTAACACAACAagtgttcacagctccagggtcccaggttcgattcccagcttgtatcactgtctgtgcagagtctgcacattctccttgtgtctacgtcggtttcctccgggtgctccggtttcctcccacactccaaaaatgtgcaggttaggtggactggctctgctaaattgccgttagtgtccaaaaaaacgctaggtagggttatggggatagggtgaaggtgagggaatagggtggagatatgggcttagatatggtgctctttccaagggctgatgcagactcgttgggccacatggcctccttctgcactgtaaattctacgattctatgataagGGAGTATTCAATGAAAGGCAGGACACTAGAAAATTCAGGATTTTTGGGTACTTGCCCACAGATCCTGGAAGGTGGTAGGACAgtttaatagggtagttaaggcATATGggtcacttgcctttatcaggcgtggatagattataagagcagtgGGGTTATGCTGGAGCTGAGGAAGACTTTGGTTAATAAATAGCAGTGATCGCTtaatgtaacaagtaggcttcaatgaacttactgtgaaaagcccctagtcaccacattccggcgtctgttcggggaggctggtacgggaattgaacctgtgctgctggtcttgttctgcattacaagccagctgttgtagcccactgtgctaaaccagcttcttAGTACTCCAACTGTGGTATATCAGTTATGGTGACCGCGCTATAGAAAGGATAAAATTGCACTAGAGAGgatgcaggatgttgcctggctatCTAATAAGGCTGGATAAGCttggtttgtttccttttgagtagtgaaggctgagaggggacttGACtcaggtgtataagattatgaggggcatggacaaggtgAATAGAAAGCAGCTGctccctttagttgaagggtcagtaatAAGGGGAGCATAATTTTAAGGTAGAAGGCCTTTGAGAAAAATCCCCTGTAAACCAGAGGGTTGTggaaatctggaatgcactgcctaggaGGGTAGATGAGGAAGGAAAACTCACAATTTTTAAataagtacttggatgagcacttaaaatgtaacattcaaggctttgagctaagtgctgggaagtgggcttAGTGTAGATTCTTTTGTtgttgcaggcttgatgggctgaatggcctcatgtacgggagggattctatgatagacACTGCAAATTTATCTTAGAGGGAACTGCAAGATGAGGATTGGCAGATTGAAAACTCAATCCATACATCACATCAAACTTTTCAGAATCACTCGGTTCACCAGAACCGTAAGATTATCAGCTTTTGAACCTGCTGGAAataggtttgtctgttctgtctgggaGATGGTTTCAGGTATGAGCGAGAGTGTAAAaacatagggtggcacagtgggtagcactgctgcctcacggcactgaggactcaagtttgatcctggcctcgcatcattgtccgtgtggagttatctGAATAAACTTTTAAAAGCAAGCATTTTAACTTATTCAATATGCTGTATGCAACAGATTAAGGAGCTCTTCTTTTTCCGTTGGAAACTAGAGGAGGCTGCATTGATATTCATTGTCTTGAAATCCAATTCTGTGAAGTTCATGTGCTCTGCCACAATACTAtcatcagtgtcaatcattgaattaAAAATCAATGGGTCATCTGTATTCAGTGAAAAGTTGGCTTTATCTTTCAGGAATGTGATAACTGAATGTTTTGTACAATCAGGATCTCTCCATGttggcgtgggtctcacccccacaacccaaagatgtgcaggataggtggattggctacgctatgggcggcatggcagcaccttggttagtactgttgcttcacaatgccagggacccgggtttgattcccaacttggtcactatctgtgtggagtctgcacattctccccatgtctgcgtgggtttcctccgggtgctccactttcctcccacaagtcctgaaagacgtgcttgttaggtgaattgggtattctgaattctccctcagtgtacccgaacaggcgcatatTGTGgcgattttcacagcaacttcattgcagtgttaatgtatgcctacttgtgatattaataaagattattattattaattgccacttaattggaaaaaatatataattgggtactctaaatttatttttaaaaagagtgtaAAAACACAGGGATTCTCAAACACTGGTTCGACCACAACTAGAGAACTCTGTTCAGTTCTGGGAAACAAATATTCGGGAGGATGGGATGGCCTTGAAGGGAGTGTAGCACAAATTTACCCAAGTAATATTTGAACTCCAAGGGTTAGATTACAGGGTAAGATTACACAAAAGTGTCATAAAGCCATTATGGCACAGAGTATTCAGTCTATGCCAACTCTCCGGTACAATCCAGTCAGTCCTATCCTTTGCTCTATTCCTGTATCCTTGTGAGTTTATTTTCCTCAGATGCCTATGCAATTTCCTCCTGAAATCATTAATTGTGTCCGTTTCAACCCCCTCAGAGTCAGCAAGTTCCAAGTGGTTACCACTCATCGTGTCTCTCCCACATCCCCCTTGATCCATTATCTGAAATGAGTGTCTCTGACCCTTGTATGATCAGCTGATGGGAACAGATTTTCTTTGTCAAACTTATTTAAACATATCTGAATCTTGTTCACCTGATTCAAATCTCCCCATAACATTCTTTACTGGAACTATTCTgctaaatcccctcagcaccttctcGAGGaccttcacatcctttctaaagtgtggtgaTGGGAACTGGAGCCAATTATCAAATTGTCACCTAACAAGAGCTTCAGAAAGATTCTGTATAACTTCCCTGTTCACTTTTGCTCATTGAGCTGTTTCTTTTCAACTTTCAGccttttttttaattgaaattcatgtttaatgttTTCCAAACCTTCTCTTTCTGAAGTTTGTTTACGGACACATGAATCAGGAAAAAAATAAATGTCGCACTTCACCATCTTGGtggtgtttgggcagcacggtagcattgtggatagcacaatcgcttcacagctccagggtcacaggttcgattccggcttgggtcaatgtctgtgtggagtctgcacatcctccccatgtgtgcgtgggtttcctccgggtgctccggtttcctcccacagtccaaaggtgtgcaggttaggtggattggccatgataaattgcccttagtgttcaaaattgcccttagtgttgggtggggttactgggttacagggatagggtggaggtgttgacctcgggtagggtgctctttccaagagccagtgcagactcgatgggccgagtggcctccttctgcactgtaaattctatgataatcttatGAGTAAGTTGAACAAGCCTGCTGTTTTGTGTTTTGGAACCTCTCTTTATATCTCCCTCCCTcgttctctctttccctctggtTTGTAAGACAATCCAGCAGCTCTCATGGTCACTTTTCCCTTGGGCGGGTCCACAAATTACTTGATTCATTTAGtttaatttcaccagctgccattgtgTATTTGTGACTTCTCTCTAATtatctttttttctgttttaaatcaatttttcAGGATATCAGAAGGAGAGAATTTGCAGTTGGCAAGGTCAATTCAAATATCTGATCAAGACGGGAAGAGAGGCAATCAATTCACCAGAATCTGACTATCATCAGGTTTTGaatatggaaggaaaaagcatcattATTAGCGGAAAGAAATCATTCacgagtgcagtgtgtgggcaAAGTTTCAGCCAATTATCTGACCTGACAAAACAcaaacgcagtcacactggggagagaccattcacctgtccTGAGTGCGGAAAGgggttcactcagttatcccacctggaGACACATCAGCgatttcacacaggggagaggccattcacctgctcagtgtgtgggaaacgATTCACCATATCGTCTGACCTGCTTAGACACCAGCGATTTCACACCGGGGAAAGACCATtcccctgctccgagtgtgggaagggattcacgcaATCAACTAatttgctgacacaccagagaattcacactggggaaaggccgttcagctgctcgaagtgtgggaagagattcactcagttatcccatctactgacacaccagcgaattcacactggtgaGAAGCCGTTCTTCTGCTCagattgtgggaaaggattcattcagtTATCTGACCTgaagaaacatcagcgagttcacactggagagagaccattcgcCTGCCccatttgtgggaagggattcagtcagttatcCCATCTACAGGCACACCAGCGAgtgcacactggggagaggccattcacctgctccgagtgtgggaagggattcactgattcatccaacctgctaacACATCAGCGCATTCACAGAAATTAGTGACCTTTTGAATGGGTAGCCTGCAGGGAATGCTACAAAGACTCTGGAGAGCTGATGTTCCAATCAACATATTCACACTGGTGAGAGAAGGTTCAGATGCCCTCACTGCAGAAATGGACTGAGGTTATCATCACAACTCTCAATGCCAGCCAGTTCACAAGTAACCGCaatgattggattttgctgtgaaTCATATCAAAGACAGAACCATGTTCATTGGGGTCTCATTCTGCTGAGTGTAGTGAATGCCGGCTCAGTTTTAGAGGATAACATTCCAGATTAAGTCAAATTAATCAGTCATCTCTTTGAAACACTGTCCTGAGtcgtgcttgatggctggcgcagacatgatgggctgaaggggctttttgttgtgctgtaaaactcttatTTGAAATATTTGTAAGTCAAGTTAGCTATTTTGAAGGGCTCTCTTCCCCGTCTCCATCCTCACttcgtcgactgcactgccctcatctaccttcttagcCCTTCAAAAAacgcaatcaaatttgtgagacatcactttccccttacaaagccatgctgactccctaattagcctttgcctgtctaaatgcctgtagatcctgtccctcagaataccgcCTAACAACATACCCACCAGAGAAGTacggctaaccggtctgtagttcccaggcttatccctacagcccttcttaaacaagggcacaacatttgccaccctccaatcttcaggcactctcctgtggctgtcgattatttaaatatctcagctagggggccagCAATTTACTCcccagcctcccacaacgtcctgggatacatttcatcaggtcccggggatttatcttgatgcgctttaatacctccagcacctcctctgtAAAACTACAcccctcaagacatcactttttattttcccaatttccCTGATAtccgtgcctttctcaacagtaaatactgacaagaaatattcatttagaccTCTCctatcccttgtggatctgcacatagatgccattgtttatccttaagaggccttACCCCCTCCCTAGTCACCTTTTTACCccttatgtatctgtaaaagctcttagGATTTTCcattgccttatctgccaagacaatctcatgtcccctttttgccttcctgatttctctcttaactctactcctacaagccctatactcttcaagggatcaaCTTGATCCctgctgcctatgcatgtcatatgcctccttctttcttttgaccatggcctcaatatcccgagtcattcAGGATTCCCTCCTCCTACCAACCTTACCCTTCAatctaagaggaatgtgctcacgctgaaccctagttaacacctttttgaaagactcccCCTTACCAGCTATTGCCTTGCCTCCAAGTAGGcaccccccaatcaacttttgaaagttcccaccTAGATTTAgaattttaatattttgccagaactatcattctccatagctatcttcaaactaatggaattatgggcactggtcccaaagtaatccttcactaacacttccgtcacctACCCTTCCTTATTCAGCAAGAGGAGGTcatgttttgccccctctctagtcgggccatccacatattgaatgaggaattcttcctgaatatacttgacaaatttctctccatcctaaCCCCtcgtgctatggctgtcccagttaatgttgggaacgttaaagtccccaactaataccaccctatttttccggcAGCTGTCTGTAATCTCTTTACGTATTTGCTCCTGAATATCCCGCAGACTATTTGGAGGTGtatagtacagtcctatcaaagtgatctcactcttcttatttttcagttctaccaaTATAGACTCGGAGGTCGAATCCTCGGAcatatcctctctctgtactgccatgatactgtccctaatcaaaaggcaactccccctcctctctaccTCCTattctatctttcctatagcatctgtaccccaGAACATTGAGCTGTCAGTCCTGCCCcacctttagccatgtttcagtaatagataTAATATCCcacccatgtacctatccatgccctgagttcatctgacTTCCTTTCAGCCTCTTGCATTGAATTAAATTCAGTTCAATctatttctctgccttccacttttctcctacTGACTCTTGTTTCTGTCCTCTCTTTACTACCCTCCAACTTccgcattggttcccatccccttgccacattagtttaaatcctccccaacggCACTGGCAAAcaaccccccctaggacattcgttccagtcctgcccaggtgtagaccgtccgatTTGTAATCTTCCCAGttctcccagaaccggttccaatataCAGAAtcggaatccctccctcctgcaccatctctcaaaccactcattcatcctgcctaccctatcattcctactctgactagcatgtggcactggtagaaatccagagattactacctttgaggtcctttttagtttatctccaaactccctaaattcagcatctaggacctcatcccattttttacctatatcgttggtgcctatatgcaccacgacagctggctgttcacccgcccccctttagaatgtcctgcagctgctctgagACATCAGGACACTTTCACCCGTGAGGCAACATAtcttcctggagtctcgtttgtgtcCGCAGAAAcgtctgtctactccccttacaatgaaaacccctatcactatagctttacctctctttttcctgccctcgtGCGCAgtagagccagccatggtgccatgaacctggctactgctgccttcccctggtgtgccatctccctcaacagtacccaaaacggtatacctgttttggagggagatgaccacaggggacccctgcactgccttcctactcttcctctgtctgatggtcacccatttcctatctccctcagaCCTCTTtccctgcggtgtgaccaactcgctaaaagTGCTATCTATgacttcctcagcatcgtggatgctccaaagtgactccatccgcagctccagagccgtcaggccatctaacaggagctgcagctggacacacttgttgcacgtgaaggagccagggacagtggatgtgtccctgaactcccacattgcacaTGAGAAGCATTACACAGATCTGGGATCTCCTGCTATGTCTTAAACCtcaggttaacttatacaactaccaGGCCAAAAAAAACCTTATTTGTCACTTAGATTGAGACAATCCGATCAGCTACCTTTGCTACTTCCCTCCCATTCACCAGCCAACAGGCTAAACTGCCTCTAAACATTCCCCTTGCCTGACCCCTGAATTCATACCATTTTTGTTAGTTTCGCTCCCATCCCGCCTCATGCCCTGTCAGTTCATTTTTTCCGTGAGACCCCTGTCCTGTTCCATTGATCATATTCCTAATAAGTTGCTGAGTATACAACTTCCCCATGTTCAGTGATATTGTTCGCCGTTCTCTCTCTTCAAatagcctccctctctctctctctctctctctcaaatctACCATCACACCCTCCTCTACATTTTTGACACAATTTTCCTTAAACTACTGTCCCATCTACAAACACACTCTGCATTCCACACTGTTTGGATCTACTTTCACCTCCCAAATACTGGAACTCAGTGTAAGCATGGTTTCACATCCTGGGATTCTCAAAATGTGAACATGGTGGGATGTGCTTGAAGACAGAATGTCCCAGTTCTCCATCCTGGTATTCTCAGTGTGAACAAGGTGGGATCTGTTTTGAGACAGGTTGTCCCAGTTCTCCGCAATGGGATTCTGGGTGTGAACAGGGATGGATATTTTGAGACTGGATATCCCAGTCTTCACCTTGTGTGAACAGGGTGGGATATGTTTGGGTATGGGATGTCCCAGTTTTCCACCTTTACAAGGACAGGGAGAGGACCAGTTAGGCTGAATAACGCTGCTGTATGATATTACTGGAATTCCCAGTAACCATTCTCCCTGATCAGCTGATATTCCTTAATAAAGTTTTCAACTTGCTGATATTGGAGTCTTGAATCTGCTCATTGATAAGCCAAGATGTGAACTAGAATCGTTCCTCTTCTGTTCTTCTGCAGCTTATGACCCTTTATCATTGAGTGTATTTTAACTTTATTAACTGATGAAATGCATTTTTCTGTTAAATGATGCCTGATATCTTCCTGCCTGACTAAATATCAAAATTTTTTCCagtttggtgaaatttgaaacacAACGATTGCAGGCGGGATTGAAGCGGGGACATTCTCATATCAAGTAAAGGTGAAAATCAGTGCACTAGGGAATTGAGTGTGAATTCCCCCACACCCAGACAAAGGGGAAGTGACCATCCATCTCTCACTCTAATtctcaaacagaaaatgctgccaaATATCAACAGGTCAGGCTGAGTATATTTTAGTTTTAACAGCTCCATAAAAAAAATGACAAAGCAAATTCCAAACCAAACAGTAGGAAAACAAAATCAACCGGGCCTGtgcacactccccaccccacacacacacacatatacacccagcccCAACAGCAGACCTCCATCAGTGGAAAGGTGGCCAATACGTATATAGGAGATCATAACGCGTGGAAAGCAGTGCGTGCATCTTGCGAGAGCACACGTGTGAAAAAATATGTGGGTGAAAGCCTGCAAGTAGATTGTGTACAGCACCAGCCCGTACAGGAAACTACTCTGCATAGTACGAAAAGGCACGGGAGCATTTCTGCGGGGCGGCTCGCATTGTCAGGCTCCGGCTCCTGAGGGAGGTTTTGGGGCTTGGGTCAATGTGGAATTCCGTCCGAACAGGCGTCCGCTCAGACAGGAGTCCACTACACACATGTGCCGCCTCAAGACCATGAGTGCCATCGGGTCCAAGCAGGACCATTTTCAGGTCTCAAATGGCATTAGCCGGatgtccacccccacccaccccatgaaGAGCCAACTAATGGGGTGCCATCCAGCCTactcctccgccacccagcacatCCTCGATCTTGGAACCCTGGCCGCCACAGCCCTCCGTTCCACCAGCCACCTGAAAGAGTATTGGTGACGGTGCGGATTCTTGAGCAGCGGCTCTCTTAACGACAGTCACTACTCCTGACAGAGGGGTCAGGGGAGTGGGGTGCTGCGGTGCGAGACGACTATGTTCCAGACTTTCAGAAGGTCCAGGTAAAAGACGGGAGGCACCTGCAAGGAGACCCCTT harbors:
- the LOC119952301 gene encoding gastrula zinc finger protein XlCGF8.2DB-like isoform X3 is translated as MCRIGGLATLWAAWQHLGYQKERICSWQGQFKYLIKTGREAINSPESDYHQVLNMEGKSIIISGKKSFTSAVCGQSFSQLSDLTKHKRSHTGERPFTCPECGKGFTQLSHLETHQRFHTGERPFTCSVCGKRFTISSDLLRHQRFHTGERPFPCSECGKGFTQSTNLLTHQRIHTGERPFSCSKCGKRFTQLSHLLTHQRIHTGEKPFFCSDCGKGFIQLSDLKKHQRVHTGERPFACPICGKGFSQLSHLQAHQRVHTGERPFTCSECGKGFTDSSNLLTHQRIHRN
- the LOC119952301 gene encoding gastrula zinc finger protein XlCGF8.2DB-like isoform X1 → MPCFQKTSCSRRMRDNHVVWIMCTKASARPPCLFGAIFFNLRFKEGLQCRKRPLTDHVYSGQSGENTYFNLVFQQLVRISPCWRGSHPHNPKMCRIGGLATLWAAWQHLGYQKERICSWQGQFKYLIKTGREAINSPESDYHQVLNMEGKSIIISGKKSFTSAVCGQSFSQLSDLTKHKRSHTGERPFTCPECGKGFTQLSHLETHQRFHTGERPFTCSVCGKRFTISSDLLRHQRFHTGERPFPCSECGKGFTQSTNLLTHQRIHTGERPFSCSKCGKRFTQLSHLLTHQRIHTGEKPFFCSDCGKGFIQLSDLKKHQRVHTGERPFACPICGKGFSQLSHLQAHQRVHTGERPFTCSECGKGFTDSSNLLTHQRIHRN
- the LOC119952301 gene encoding gastrula zinc finger protein XlCGF8.2DB-like isoform X2 gives rise to the protein MSTPANQEKIHILISFSNNWSGYITSNSDLISPCWRGSHPHNPKMCRIGGLATLWAAWQHLGYQKERICSWQGQFKYLIKTGREAINSPESDYHQVLNMEGKSIIISGKKSFTSAVCGQSFSQLSDLTKHKRSHTGERPFTCPECGKGFTQLSHLETHQRFHTGERPFTCSVCGKRFTISSDLLRHQRFHTGERPFPCSECGKGFTQSTNLLTHQRIHTGERPFSCSKCGKRFTQLSHLLTHQRIHTGEKPFFCSDCGKGFIQLSDLKKHQRVHTGERPFACPICGKGFSQLSHLQAHQRVHTGERPFTCSECGKGFTDSSNLLTHQRIHRN